From one Synechocystis sp. PCC 6803 substr. PCC-P genomic stretch:
- a CDS encoding J domain-containing protein yields MSSNPHSTQSRPRPGVAPSPFADSYYGVLELHPAASPVAIRRAYRELSKRYHPDTTLLTPDIATVKFQRLNEAYAVLSNPDRRSVYDLQIGYSRWNVIQVPPDPLQGQNSAASTSLGRNSAYLDASDRPLSAGEFFALALLGLTLGGCLALALLIAWLRGDPLVIPSLLPWFIN; encoded by the coding sequence GTGTCTTCTAATCCCCATTCCACCCAATCTCGACCCCGACCGGGAGTGGCCCCTTCTCCTTTTGCCGACAGTTATTACGGTGTTTTGGAACTACACCCCGCCGCTTCCCCGGTGGCCATCCGTCGAGCCTACCGGGAATTAAGCAAGCGCTACCATCCAGACACTACCCTATTAACCCCAGACATTGCCACGGTCAAATTTCAGCGCTTGAATGAGGCTTATGCTGTATTGAGCAATCCTGATCGCCGTTCTGTGTACGACTTGCAAATTGGCTATTCCCGTTGGAATGTGATTCAGGTACCGCCGGATCCCCTCCAAGGGCAAAATTCGGCCGCATCAACAAGCTTGGGAAGAAATTCCGCCTATTTGGATGCTAGTGATCGCCCTTTGTCGGCGGGGGAGTTTTTTGCGCTGGCTCTGTTGGGTTTAACCCTGGGGGGCTGTTTGGCCTTGGCCCTGTTAATTGCCTGGCTGAGGGGGGATCCATTGGTAATTCCCAGCTTGTTACCATGGTTCATCAACTAA
- a CDS encoding thylakoid membrane photosystem I accumulation factor encodes MIMSVCLPWLARCRRFLIVSLAFAMLLLGIWGTLPFSLSDHGTAIAALEDDRYDGNIFVVYAGNGSLVPPRLNLRESFERKLPVILVYYLDDSKDCKQYAFIVSRMQEFYGRVASIIPVSVDSIPDQKRFRRDEPGYYYSGGVPQTVILDKSGKKIFDAQGALKFEVVDDVLRDLFDLLPRSESMELKQRTYNEFNSELVD; translated from the coding sequence ATGATTATGTCTGTGTGTTTGCCATGGCTGGCCCGTTGTCGCCGCTTTCTCATAGTTTCCCTTGCTTTTGCTATGTTACTGCTGGGAATCTGGGGCACTCTGCCCTTTTCCCTGTCCGATCACGGTACGGCGATCGCCGCTTTGGAAGATGACCGTTACGATGGCAATATTTTTGTTGTATATGCCGGCAATGGTTCCCTGGTGCCGCCCCGCTTAAACCTAAGAGAATCCTTTGAACGCAAATTGCCGGTTATTTTGGTTTATTACCTCGATGACAGTAAAGATTGCAAACAGTATGCTTTCATCGTTTCCCGTATGCAGGAATTTTACGGTCGGGTTGCTAGCATTATTCCCGTTTCCGTTGACAGCATTCCCGACCAAAAGCGTTTCCGTCGCGATGAGCCTGGCTATTACTACAGCGGTGGGGTACCCCAGACGGTAATTCTAGACAAAAGCGGCAAAAAAATCTTCGACGCCCAGGGAGCACTTAAGTTTGAAGTAGTGGATGATGTTCTCCGGGATTTATTTGATTTATTGCCCCGTTCCGAGTCCATGGAACTGAAACAGCGTACCTATAACGAATTCAATAGTGAATTAGTCGATTAA